Proteins encoded within one genomic window of Halorussus salilacus:
- a CDS encoding ABC transporter permease, translating into MLNATVLQRLAIAVASTAMALLIGLVVVAAAGYDPVAFLADVFEGAFGDENAVARTLKFTTLFVLTGVAVAVAFRAGVFNIGVQGQFVVGGFAAVVSILWLAPFLPEGGVGGLALMLLGTLAAVVAGGAYAAIPGVLKAYADANEIITTIMLNFIAVGVVGWLVEGPVRGEGQRAPNTDRIPEYVELPRVVYDTPDFSVVGLGVALAVVGLVAVVMMRTRFGYDMVTSGHQESAAAYSGVDAKRTVVATMALSGMVAGVAGAVFAIMIQGYYSDPAGVGTYGFDAIAVSLLAANNPLGVVPAGLLFGGLDSAGSHIRINTDVPVQLIDGIVGLVVLFVAAPELFRMAAARTGLGGDDR; encoded by the coding sequence ATGCTGAACGCGACGGTGCTCCAGCGACTCGCCATCGCGGTCGCCTCGACCGCGATGGCGTTGCTGATCGGGCTGGTCGTCGTGGCCGCGGCCGGGTACGACCCGGTCGCGTTCCTCGCCGACGTGTTCGAGGGCGCGTTCGGCGACGAGAACGCCGTCGCGCGCACGCTCAAGTTCACGACGCTGTTCGTGCTGACCGGCGTCGCGGTCGCCGTCGCGTTCCGGGCGGGCGTGTTCAACATCGGCGTGCAGGGCCAGTTCGTCGTCGGGGGGTTCGCCGCCGTCGTCTCCATCCTCTGGCTCGCGCCGTTCCTGCCCGAGGGCGGGGTCGGCGGTCTCGCGCTGATGCTGCTCGGAACGCTCGCGGCGGTCGTCGCCGGTGGCGCGTACGCCGCGATACCCGGCGTGCTGAAGGCCTACGCCGACGCCAACGAGATCATCACCACCATCATGCTCAACTTCATCGCGGTCGGGGTCGTCGGGTGGCTCGTCGAGGGGCCGGTCCGCGGCGAGGGCCAGCGCGCGCCCAACACCGACCGCATCCCGGAGTACGTCGAACTCCCCCGAGTCGTGTACGACACGCCCGACTTCTCGGTCGTCGGTCTCGGCGTCGCGCTCGCGGTCGTCGGACTCGTCGCGGTCGTCATGATGCGGACCCGGTTCGGCTACGACATGGTGACCAGCGGCCATCAGGAGTCGGCCGCGGCGTACTCGGGCGTCGACGCCAAGCGGACCGTCGTCGCGACCATGGCCCTCTCGGGGATGGTCGCTGGCGTCGCGGGCGCGGTGTTCGCCATCATGATTCAGGGCTACTACAGCGACCCGGCGGGCGTCGGGACCTACGGCTTCGACGCCATCGCGGTCAGCCTGCTCGCGGCGAACAACCCCCTCGGCGTGGTCCCGGCGGGTCTGCTGTTCGGCGGCCTCGACTCGGCCGGGAGCCACATCCGCATCAACACCGACGTGCCGGTCCAGCTCATCGACGGCATCGTCGGCCTCGTCGTGCTGTTCGTGGCCGCGCCCGAGCTGTTCCGGATGGCCGCCGCCCGAACCGGCCTCGGAGGTGACGACCGGTGA
- a CDS encoding ABC transporter permease, which produces MSVADYAARNRTRLGGAAVAVVLAGVVAVALDVPVAALFTVGFVERSLQAATPIALAAVGGLYAEKSGVFNIGLEGFMIFGAVNAAAVVALLGGESPTQADLWVAMLAAVVIGLAYTLVFAVLTIRYKADQIVAGLAVWFLGLGFGPFTAALLWGSRNSGRLVSVDDVTVPVLAEIPVVGPILFDTSPLVVLTALSVGVAWVVLYRTRYGYWLQAAGENPEALDTAGVSVTRVRYAAVLFSGAMAALGGAVLLAHSGSFTGTGDTMVNGRGWIAIVAYLFGNYNPLGAGAAALLFGGLDMLQIQFQTAGIELPNRLVNLFPYAAVVVVLSVWGSTRMPAAVGESYESEE; this is translated from the coding sequence GTGAGCGTCGCCGACTACGCCGCCCGGAACCGGACGCGGCTCGGTGGTGCCGCCGTCGCGGTCGTTCTGGCCGGGGTGGTCGCGGTCGCGCTGGACGTGCCGGTCGCGGCCCTCTTCACGGTCGGGTTCGTCGAGCGGTCGCTTCAGGCGGCGACCCCCATCGCCTTGGCTGCCGTCGGCGGCCTCTACGCCGAGAAGAGCGGCGTGTTCAACATCGGGCTGGAGGGGTTCATGATATTCGGCGCGGTCAACGCCGCGGCGGTCGTGGCCCTGCTCGGCGGGGAGTCGCCCACGCAGGCCGACCTCTGGGTCGCCATGCTCGCCGCGGTAGTCATCGGTCTGGCCTACACCCTCGTCTTCGCTGTGCTGACCATCCGGTACAAGGCCGACCAGATCGTCGCGGGGCTCGCGGTCTGGTTCCTCGGCCTCGGTTTCGGTCCGTTTACCGCCGCACTCCTCTGGGGAAGCCGCAACAGCGGCCGACTCGTGAGCGTCGACGACGTGACCGTGCCCGTCCTCGCCGAGATACCCGTCGTCGGTCCCATCCTCTTCGACACGTCGCCGCTGGTGGTCCTGACCGCCCTGTCCGTCGGGGTCGCGTGGGTCGTCCTCTACCGGACCCGATACGGCTACTGGCTACAGGCCGCGGGCGAGAACCCCGAGGCACTCGACACCGCGGGCGTCAGCGTCACCCGCGTCCGGTACGCCGCGGTGCTGTTCTCGGGCGCGATGGCGGCGCTCGGCGGCGCAGTCCTGCTCGCCCACTCGGGGTCGTTCACCGGCACCGGCGACACGATGGTCAACGGTCGGGGGTGGATAGCCATCGTGGCCTACCTGTTCGGCAACTACAACCCCCTCGGGGCGGGTGCGGCCGCGCTCCTGTTCGGGGGGCTGGACATGCTCCAGATACAGTTCCAGACCGCCGGAATCGAGCTTCCCAACAGGCTCGTGAACCTCTTCCCGTACGCGGCGGTCGTCGTGGTGCTGTCGGTCTGGGGGTCGACCCGGATGCCCGCGGCGGTCGGCGAGTCCTACGAGAGCGAGGAGTAG
- a CDS encoding metalloprotease, giving the protein MSANIRFSGKEIQDLLVAWAALGVAFAFFLNRRLVEQLLGTPNAVDPTEFAGVFGLSLVTAGVGFLLHELAHKVVAIRFGQVAEFRADYGMLFLAVAGGMAGFLFAAPGAVYHRGRITPRENGLIALAGPLTNVALGLLFLPLAFAGSFVGEIGHLGVVINFLLAGFNMIPFGPLDGATVKDWSLGAFAGFGIPCFALAAWALFLF; this is encoded by the coding sequence ATGAGCGCGAACATCAGATTCAGCGGGAAGGAGATTCAGGACCTCCTCGTGGCGTGGGCGGCGCTCGGCGTGGCGTTCGCGTTCTTCCTCAATCGGCGGCTGGTCGAGCAGTTGCTCGGTACGCCGAACGCCGTCGACCCGACCGAGTTCGCGGGGGTGTTCGGCCTGAGCCTCGTGACCGCGGGGGTGGGATTCCTGCTCCACGAACTCGCCCACAAGGTCGTCGCGATCCGGTTCGGACAGGTCGCGGAGTTCCGCGCCGACTACGGTATGCTGTTTCTCGCCGTCGCGGGCGGGATGGCGGGGTTCCTGTTCGCCGCGCCCGGCGCGGTCTACCACCGCGGCCGCATCACGCCCCGGGAGAACGGCCTCATCGCGCTGGCCGGGCCGCTGACCAACGTCGCGCTCGGACTCCTGTTCCTCCCGCTCGCGTTCGCGGGGTCGTTCGTCGGGGAGATCGGCCATCTCGGCGTCGTCATCAACTTCCTGCTCGCGGGGTTCAACATGATCCCGTTCGGGCCGCTCGACGGCGCGACCGTCAAGGACTGGAGCCTCGGGGCGTTCGCGGGGTTCGGGATTCCGTGTTTCGCGCTGGCGGCGTGGGCGCTCTTCCTGTTCTGA
- a CDS encoding TraB/GumN family protein: MTDTVELDDGGGEGSVRVVGTAHVSAESVEEVQEVIEEERPDTVAVELDEGRFRQMQGEVADDLEPSDLLEGNTVFQFIAYWMLSYVQARMGDRFDIEPGADMQAAVDAAERVGSGVALVDRDIQTTIQRFWARMSFFEKLRMVWELCLAMVGVGGEPDDEEFDIEELTDGDVVTAMMEEFRQFSPGGAAALIDERDAFIAHKLVALRKAGHRVVAVVGAGHREGIEEYLRNPETLPPMEELVGTESGSRFSPFKLFGYLITFGFVAFFILLAMAGVRQGFLIEVFAAWFLFNGVFAFSLAKLAGARWSSAGVGGAVAWLTSVNPLLAPGWFAGYMELRHTAVNVGDIGRLNELMKDEETPLRELLADMLDVPLFRLIAIVAMTNVGSMVASLLFPFVVLPLLGAEVGGVNEISQLMLEGARNSAELIVDALT; encoded by the coding sequence ATGACCGACACAGTCGAGTTGGACGACGGGGGCGGCGAGGGGTCCGTCCGCGTCGTCGGGACCGCCCACGTCTCCGCCGAGAGCGTCGAGGAGGTCCAAGAGGTGATCGAAGAGGAGCGACCCGACACGGTCGCGGTCGAACTCGACGAGGGACGGTTCCGCCAGATGCAGGGCGAGGTGGCCGACGACCTCGAACCCTCCGACCTCCTCGAAGGCAACACCGTCTTCCAGTTCATCGCCTACTGGATGCTGTCGTACGTTCAGGCCCGGATGGGCGACCGGTTCGACATCGAACCCGGCGCGGACATGCAGGCGGCGGTCGACGCCGCCGAGCGGGTGGGAAGCGGGGTGGCGCTGGTCGACCGCGACATCCAGACCACCATCCAGCGCTTCTGGGCGCGGATGTCGTTCTTCGAGAAGCTCCGGATGGTCTGGGAGCTGTGTCTCGCGATGGTCGGGGTCGGCGGCGAACCCGACGACGAGGAGTTCGACATCGAAGAGCTCACCGACGGCGACGTGGTGACCGCGATGATGGAGGAGTTCCGCCAGTTCTCTCCCGGCGGCGCGGCGGCGCTCATCGACGAGCGCGACGCCTTCATCGCCCACAAGCTGGTGGCGCTCCGGAAGGCGGGCCACCGCGTGGTCGCGGTCGTGGGCGCTGGCCACCGCGAGGGAATCGAGGAGTACCTCCGGAATCCCGAGACGCTACCGCCGATGGAGGAGCTCGTGGGAACCGAATCGGGGAGCCGGTTCTCACCCTTCAAGCTGTTCGGCTACCTCATCACGTTCGGCTTCGTCGCGTTCTTCATCCTGCTGGCGATGGCCGGGGTCCGGCAGGGCTTCCTCATCGAGGTGTTCGCGGCGTGGTTCCTGTTCAACGGCGTCTTCGCGTTCTCGCTCGCGAAGCTCGCGGGCGCGCGGTGGTCGAGCGCGGGCGTCGGCGGCGCGGTGGCGTGGCTCACCAGCGTCAACCCACTGCTCGCACCGGGGTGGTTCGCGGGGTACATGGAGCTACGCCACACCGCGGTCAACGTCGGAGACATCGGCAGGCTCAACGAACTCATGAAGGACGAGGAGACCCCGCTGCGGGAACTGCTCGCCGACATGCTCGACGTGCCCCTGTTCCGTCTCATCGCCATCGTGGCGATGACCAACGTCGGGAGCATGGTCGCCAGCCTCCTGTTCCCGTTCGTGGTGCTTCCCCTGCTCGGCGCGGAGGTCGGCGGCGTGAACGAGATATCCCAGCTGATGCTTGAGGGCGCGCGCAACAGCGCCGAGCTCATCGTCGATGCCCTGACATGA
- a CDS encoding right-handed parallel beta-helix repeat-containing protein, which translates to MNRRRLLQSAGVVGMASLAGCPDTGDRRPDSAPTDAPVARDGFDRAVNVADAGADTDGSEPIDDLVAEQAARGGLLVFPDGEYRLGHVELENVGRFGMVAEDGADPTILPASPASEMGHTMLEVLGADSFLFEGISFDFREEGYGGRMHVMADRTLAVRNLRVRGTYPPSAIGFHFGVTGENGRGLVENLVARGGGRQGGRSVGVFVDRTHAGELTFRNCHLENFPNNGLYASASGNTGQYEGSDGRIRVLGGFYRNNNIAGIRIGGPEALVRRATIVVDDVPPHNDLNARGLLVRNGTGHRIEECNIVVGPEAGYSLGAVAFNADAGRATFRDSRIVMNRNGIPAVFAPSPSKSEYDPSGPVFENVSITGRAGGAETVVVRDRNRSAFRNCEVVQSGDNRAGIWFDGADDGLVADTTIDVTGIPIQEIESSVRRRSVNVVQP; encoded by the coding sequence ATGAACCGCCGACGACTCCTCCAGTCGGCCGGGGTGGTGGGGATGGCGTCGCTGGCCGGATGTCCCGACACCGGTGACCGACGGCCCGACTCCGCACCCACCGACGCGCCGGTCGCCAGAGACGGGTTCGACCGCGCGGTGAACGTCGCCGACGCGGGCGCCGACACCGACGGGAGCGAACCCATCGACGACCTCGTGGCCGAGCAGGCCGCCCGAGGCGGCCTGCTCGTCTTCCCGGACGGCGAGTACCGACTGGGTCACGTCGAACTGGAGAACGTCGGTCGGTTCGGGATGGTCGCCGAAGACGGCGCAGACCCCACGATACTCCCGGCATCCCCCGCCTCCGAGATGGGCCACACCATGCTCGAAGTCCTCGGGGCCGACTCGTTCCTGTTCGAGGGCATCTCCTTCGACTTCCGCGAGGAGGGGTACGGCGGCCGGATGCACGTCATGGCCGACCGAACCCTCGCGGTCCGGAACCTCCGGGTACGGGGCACCTACCCGCCGAGCGCCATCGGCTTCCACTTCGGAGTGACGGGCGAGAACGGCCGGGGACTCGTCGAGAACCTCGTCGCCCGCGGCGGCGGCCGACAGGGCGGCCGGTCGGTCGGCGTCTTCGTCGACCGGACCCACGCGGGCGAACTCACCTTCCGGAACTGCCACCTTGAGAACTTCCCGAACAACGGCCTGTACGCCTCCGCGTCGGGCAACACCGGCCAGTACGAGGGGAGCGACGGCAGGATTCGAGTGCTCGGTGGCTTCTACCGGAACAACAACATCGCGGGTATCCGCATCGGGGGTCCCGAGGCACTCGTCAGGCGCGCGACCATCGTGGTCGACGACGTGCCCCCGCACAACGACCTGAACGCCCGCGGCCTGCTCGTCCGGAACGGGACCGGCCACCGCATCGAGGAGTGCAACATCGTGGTCGGACCGGAAGCGGGCTACAGCCTCGGTGCCGTCGCGTTCAACGCCGACGCCGGACGGGCGACCTTCCGGGACAGTCGCATCGTGATGAACCGCAACGGGATTCCGGCGGTGTTCGCGCCGTCGCCCTCGAAGTCCGAGTACGACCCGTCCGGGCCGGTGTTCGAGAACGTCTCGATAACCGGCCGGGCTGGCGGTGCCGAGACCGTGGTCGTGCGCGACCGAAACCGAAGCGCGTTCCGGAACTGCGAGGTCGTCCAGTCGGGCGACAACCGCGCGGGCATCTGGTTCGACGGGGCCGACGACGGACTGGTCGCCGACACCACCATCGACGTGACCGGCATCCCGATACAGGAGATAGAGTCCTCGGTCCGGCGACGCAGCGTGAACGTGGTCCAGCCATGA